One window of the Rhodopirellula bahusiensis genome contains the following:
- a CDS encoding sodium:solute symporter family protein, translated as MGLIAAVLAYLFLTIAIGLFAARRVDNAQDFMVAGRSLPLYMNFACVFATWFGAETVLSVSATFAGQGLRAIPGDPFGFSICLVLVALFFARAFYRMDLLTIGDFYRKRYGRSIEVLTSVVISASYLGWAAAQLTALGLVISVLGKGIGYDALTINHGIVIGFTIVAFYTVMGGMWSVALTDMIQTFVIIIGLLVVSVYMAHAAGGVSVVIDSARESGRLQVFPDWGQSGQWWIYIGGFLTAALGSIPQQDVFQRVTSAKDERTAMTGTLLGGTFYCMFAFVPMFIAYAAVVIDPDHLQQFNSEDLREVQRTLPHAVMQSTPFWVQTVFLGALVSAILSTASGTLLAPSSLIVENIIRPFRSDLDDKNMLRWLRIVLLMFGALALHQALTSNNTMYEMIQQAYSVPLVGALVPLAVGLYWKRATTLGAMASIVSGVATWLAFEYVLPEFLIPSQLMGLAASFLAMVIVSLLDKSESVASDAVQRKTED; from the coding sequence ATGGGATTGATCGCCGCCGTCCTGGCCTATTTGTTTCTCACGATCGCGATCGGGTTGTTCGCAGCCCGACGCGTCGACAATGCGCAGGACTTCATGGTCGCGGGACGCTCGCTTCCGCTGTACATGAACTTCGCTTGCGTCTTCGCAACTTGGTTTGGTGCCGAGACCGTGCTTTCGGTTTCGGCCACCTTTGCCGGCCAAGGACTGCGTGCCATCCCGGGCGACCCGTTTGGATTTTCGATCTGCTTGGTGCTCGTGGCGTTGTTCTTCGCGCGAGCCTTCTACCGAATGGACTTGCTAACGATCGGTGACTTTTATCGCAAACGCTATGGTCGCTCGATCGAAGTTTTGACGTCCGTTGTCATCTCCGCTTCGTACCTGGGCTGGGCCGCGGCTCAGCTCACCGCACTTGGCCTGGTAATTTCAGTCCTGGGCAAAGGCATCGGCTACGACGCGCTGACCATCAACCACGGCATCGTGATCGGCTTCACCATTGTTGCCTTTTATACGGTGATGGGCGGCATGTGGTCGGTGGCGCTCACCGACATGATTCAGACGTTCGTGATCATCATCGGTCTGTTAGTGGTGTCGGTTTACATGGCTCATGCGGCCGGCGGCGTGTCTGTCGTCATCGATTCTGCTCGCGAATCGGGGCGTCTGCAGGTCTTTCCCGACTGGGGGCAATCCGGTCAGTGGTGGATCTACATCGGTGGCTTCCTGACCGCGGCCCTGGGTTCGATCCCACAACAAGATGTCTTTCAGCGAGTCACCAGCGCCAAAGACGAACGCACCGCCATGACGGGAACCTTGCTGGGCGGGACGTTCTACTGCATGTTTGCGTTCGTACCGATGTTCATCGCTTACGCCGCGGTGGTGATCGATCCGGATCACTTGCAGCAATTCAACAGCGAAGACCTTCGCGAAGTCCAGCGAACACTTCCGCACGCGGTCATGCAATCCACACCGTTCTGGGTGCAAACTGTTTTTCTCGGTGCATTGGTCTCGGCAATCCTTTCTACCGCCAGCGGAACATTGCTCGCGCCGAGCAGTCTGATTGTCGAAAACATTATCCGTCCGTTTCGATCCGACCTTGACGACAAAAACATGTTGCGTTGGCTGCGAATCGTCCTGCTGATGTTTGGTGCCTTGGCTCTTCACCAAGCCTTGACCAGCAACAACACGATGTACGAAATGATTCAGCAGGCGTACAGCGTGCCGCTTGTCGGTGCACTGGTTCCGCTGGCCGTCGGGCTGTATTGGAAACGAGCGACCACTCTCGGAGCGATGGCATCGATCGTGTCCGGTGTGGCAACCTGGCTAGCGTTTGAATACGTGCTGCCGGAGTTCTTGATCCCGTCGCAACTGATGGGGCTCGCCGCCAGCTTTCTCGCAATGGTGATCGTGTCGTTGCTTGACAAGTCGGAAAGTGTTGCGTCCGACGCTGTGCAACGAAAAACTGAGGATTGA
- a CDS encoding type III PLP-dependent enzyme, with translation MIASTILRAPNARTAQPNLSFDLAKELAEKHGTPLLVVSRSKAIETYWAMKNALPGVDLYYAAKANPDLHFLSTLNGENSFIDVCSPGELKAALAAGFTPDRMLHTHPCKTDANLWECYEAGVNWFVFDNPIEAEKIRRLTPDVNLLLRLATTGASSRINLSAKFGCPMHEAMELLATAKAKGLKIRGFSFHVGSQCLNPQDYVEVLRSVRAVWDEATQAGHHLEVLDIGGGFPAPYREDAPSIEAFGEVITNGLRDIFGDLPIRLIAEPGRGLCTESVTLITRVIGKSRRWELPWFFLDDGIYGSFSGKIFDHTDFPLLVENDGSRETVPCVVAGPTCDSTDIVSRDQWLPDLEVGELVLVPSMGAYAAASASPFNGLPMANSVAID, from the coding sequence ATGATCGCATCGACCATTCTGCGCGCACCCAACGCCCGAACGGCTCAGCCGAACCTTTCCTTTGACCTCGCGAAAGAACTCGCTGAAAAACACGGCACACCACTTTTGGTCGTGTCACGATCCAAAGCCATCGAAACGTACTGGGCGATGAAAAACGCCCTGCCCGGTGTCGATCTTTACTATGCGGCGAAAGCCAACCCGGACCTGCACTTTTTGTCGACACTCAACGGCGAAAATTCATTCATCGACGTATGCTCGCCTGGCGAACTAAAGGCGGCACTCGCCGCTGGCTTCACGCCGGATCGCATGCTGCACACTCACCCGTGCAAGACCGATGCAAACCTTTGGGAATGCTATGAAGCCGGAGTGAACTGGTTCGTTTTCGACAACCCGATCGAAGCAGAAAAGATCCGCCGACTGACTCCCGATGTGAACTTGTTGTTGCGATTGGCAACGACCGGAGCCTCCAGCCGAATCAACCTGTCGGCGAAGTTCGGTTGCCCCATGCACGAAGCGATGGAACTGCTTGCAACGGCGAAAGCCAAAGGCCTGAAAATTCGTGGGTTCTCGTTCCATGTCGGCAGCCAGTGCCTCAACCCGCAAGACTATGTCGAAGTGCTTCGCAGCGTTCGTGCAGTTTGGGACGAAGCCACCCAAGCCGGACACCACTTGGAAGTCCTCGACATCGGCGGCGGTTTCCCAGCTCCGTATCGCGAAGACGCTCCTTCGATCGAAGCCTTTGGCGAAGTCATCACCAACGGACTGCGAGACATCTTCGGCGACCTGCCGATTCGTTTGATCGCCGAACCTGGTCGCGGGCTGTGCACCGAAAGCGTGACCTTGATCACTCGCGTGATCGGCAAGAGTCGTCGATGGGAACTGCCTTGGTTCTTCCTCGACGATGGAATCTACGGATCGTTCTCGGGCAAGATCTTCGACCACACGGACTTCCCGTTGCTGGTCGAAAACGATGGGTCCCGCGAGACCGTTCCTTGCGTGGTCGCCGGACCAACCTGCGACTCCACCGACATCGTTTCGCGTGACCAATGGCTCCCCGATCTGGAAGTCGGCGAACTGGTCTTGGTTCCGTCGATGGGAGCTTACGCTGCCGCCAGCGCATCGCCTTTCAACGGATTGCCGATGGCCAACAGCGTCGCGATCGACTGA
- a CDS encoding Fur family transcriptional regulator, whose amino-acid sequence MARKQFFSLSQRSVLSDVSSVPESLERLEVALTPQERFEEYLQSKGQRQTKPRKFLVEKIFAQHAHFDADELIEKLPRKGEPNYVSSATVYRSLREFVDAGLLNCFQLDGRTVYELDYGYPPHDHLYCTRCRKLIEFRSEELIATRDEAAAKHGFRVSGHRMLVSGVCRECGKNRRKKRKQDLV is encoded by the coding sequence GTGGCTCGCAAGCAATTCTTCTCTCTTTCACAGCGGTCCGTTTTGTCTGACGTGTCTTCGGTTCCCGAATCTCTTGAACGTCTCGAGGTGGCTTTGACTCCTCAAGAGCGGTTCGAGGAGTATTTGCAGAGCAAGGGCCAGCGGCAGACCAAGCCTCGGAAGTTCTTGGTCGAGAAGATCTTCGCTCAGCACGCCCATTTCGACGCCGATGAGCTGATCGAGAAATTGCCTCGAAAGGGCGAGCCCAACTATGTCAGCTCCGCGACGGTGTATCGATCGCTGCGGGAGTTCGTCGACGCCGGCTTGCTGAACTGCTTTCAGCTCGACGGCCGAACGGTTTACGAGCTGGACTACGGCTACCCGCCCCACGACCACCTGTACTGCACGCGTTGCCGCAAATTGATCGAGTTTCGCAGCGAGGAACTGATCGCGACGCGAGACGAAGCCGCCGCAAAACACGGTTTTCGTGTATCCGGACACCGGATGCTGGTCAGCGGTGTGTGCCGCGAATGTGGGAAGAACCGACGCAAAAAGCGCAAGCAAGACCTGGTCTGA